In a genomic window of Nitrosarchaeum sp.:
- a CDS encoding arsenate-mycothiol transferase ArsC encodes MTKKILFVCVENAGRSQMAEAFFKKFMPKGFEVISAGTKPSDKINPIVLQAMNEIGIDMKNQTPKTISQQIMSESEKAVNMGCIDQESCPALFLKDVLDWQIPDPKGKSIEQVREIRDQIKSKVMNLIKSLEE; translated from the coding sequence ATGACAAAAAAAATTCTTTTTGTATGTGTTGAAAATGCTGGAAGAAGCCAAATGGCTGAAGCATTTTTTAAAAAATTCATGCCAAAAGGGTTTGAAGTTATTAGTGCAGGAACAAAGCCCAGTGATAAAATAAATCCAATTGTTTTGCAAGCGATGAATGAAATTGGTATTGATATGAAAAATCAAACTCCAAAAACTATCTCACAACAGATAATGTCTGAATCTGAAAAAGCTGTAAACATGGGATGTATAGACCAAGAGTCATGTCCTGCGCTATTTCTAAAAGATGTTCTTGATTGGCAAATTCCTGATCCTAAAGGAAAATCAATTGAACAAGTAAGAGAAATTCGTGATCAGATTAAATCAAAGGTGATGAATTTGATCAAATCTCTTGAGGAATAG
- a CDS encoding MIP/aquaporin family protein → MTCSNLQIFIVELIGTFILVVFATGSIVYDAQTGGTLGIAFVAVAPFIALIIGIYFFGKVSLAHFNPAVTIGYYITGHISKIQIAIYFAAEIIGALLGSLFVMTFIGTEANLGENSPNHDFSMSLIFPVEVLASALLMAVIFTVVYTKGLRGFGGIAIGGIVGLDIFFLAFISGASMNPARALAPALFSGVFEDLWLYWTAPYVGTIITAFLFRNKFRKQK, encoded by the coding sequence ATGACTTGTTCTAACTTACAAATTTTCATCGTTGAACTAATTGGAACTTTTATTCTTGTTGTATTTGCAACTGGTTCTATTGTGTATGATGCGCAAACTGGTGGAACACTTGGAATTGCTTTTGTAGCCGTTGCACCATTTATCGCATTAATTATTGGAATTTACTTTTTTGGCAAGGTATCACTAGCTCATTTTAATCCGGCAGTAACTATCGGTTATTACATCACTGGACATATCTCTAAAATACAGATAGCGATTTATTTTGCAGCTGAAATTATTGGTGCATTACTTGGCTCATTGTTTGTAATGACCTTTATTGGAACAGAAGCAAATCTTGGAGAAAATTCTCCAAATCATGATTTCTCAATGTCTCTGATATTTCCTGTTGAAGTTTTAGCATCTGCTTTACTTATGGCTGTAATCTTTACTGTAGTTTACACAAAAGGACTGCGAGGATTTGGTGGAATAGCAATCGGTGGGATTGTTGGATTGGATATCTTTTTTTTGGCTTTTATCTCTGGCGCGTCTATGAATCCTGCAAGAGCATTGGCTCCTGCGTTATTTTCTGGAGTGTTTGAAGATTTATGGTTATATTGGACTGCTCCATATGTCGGGACTATAATTACTGCATTTTTATTTAGAAACAAGTTTCGCAAGCAAAAATAG
- the hemL gene encoding glutamate-1-semialdehyde 2,1-aminomutase translates to MSKSQKLFSESKKVIPSGVNSPVRYFEPYPFFAKKSDGAYIWDEDNQRYIDFCNGYGALLLGHRRKEILSAVSKQLTQGTMFCTPTQSEIDLSKLIIGNFPSIQKVRLVNTGGEATMTAIRLARGFTKKKKIIKFEGCYHGAHDSVLVKAGSGSAHNGISVSDGGLDEVSKSTLVVQYNNSEELERIISKNKDIAGVIVEPILANMGLILPEKNFLSEIRKITKDNDIPLIFDEVVTGFRISPGGAQQHFGIKPDITTLAKTLGSGFAVAAVGGKKEIMDLLSPGGKVYQASTYAGNPISVSASIASIKTINKIKNKLYSKLEKYNIMLTNAIDDIATDLKIPHQINFTSSMFQIFFTDKPVVDYTSSMNANAKKFKKMFSVLLKKGIFIAPSQFEVVFLSDAHTKTDLENTINAYDVALKSVKN, encoded by the coding sequence TTGTCAAAATCTCAAAAATTATTCAGTGAATCTAAAAAAGTAATTCCTTCTGGTGTAAATAGTCCTGTTAGATATTTTGAACCGTACCCATTTTTTGCAAAAAAATCAGACGGTGCTTATATCTGGGATGAAGATAATCAAAGATACATTGATTTCTGTAACGGGTATGGCGCGTTACTCTTAGGACATAGACGTAAAGAGATTCTCAGTGCAGTATCAAAACAACTAACTCAGGGAACAATGTTTTGCACTCCTACTCAATCTGAAATAGATCTATCCAAACTAATTATTGGTAACTTTCCCTCAATTCAAAAAGTTCGACTTGTAAACACTGGGGGCGAAGCTACGATGACTGCTATAAGATTAGCTCGTGGTTTTACAAAAAAGAAAAAAATCATAAAGTTTGAAGGATGTTATCATGGTGCACATGATTCTGTTCTAGTAAAAGCAGGTTCTGGTTCTGCCCATAATGGAATTTCTGTTTCTGATGGTGGATTAGATGAGGTATCAAAAAGCACACTTGTTGTACAATACAATAATTCCGAAGAACTTGAAAGAATAATCTCAAAAAATAAAGACATTGCCGGTGTTATTGTTGAACCAATACTTGCAAACATGGGATTAATTTTACCTGAAAAGAATTTTTTATCTGAAATCAGAAAGATTACAAAAGACAATGACATTCCTTTAATTTTTGACGAAGTTGTAACTGGATTTAGAATATCTCCTGGAGGTGCTCAACAACATTTCGGAATTAAACCCGATATCACAACTTTGGCAAAGACTCTTGGTAGTGGATTTGCAGTTGCAGCAGTAGGCGGTAAAAAAGAGATTATGGATCTTCTTTCTCCTGGAGGCAAAGTCTACCAAGCAAGCACATATGCAGGAAATCCAATATCTGTCAGTGCATCTATTGCATCAATTAAGACAATCAATAAAATAAAAAATAAACTATATTCCAAACTTGAAAAATACAATATCATGCTTACTAATGCCATTGATGATATTGCAACTGACCTGAAAATACCACATCAAATTAACTTTACATCTTCAATGTTTCAAATTTTCTTTACTGACAAGCCTGTAGTAGATTATACTTCATCAATGAATGCAAATGCAAAAAAATTCAAAAAAATGTTTTCTGTGTTATTAAAAAAAGGCATTTTTATTGCGCCCTCTCAGTTTGAAGTAGTCTTCTTATCTGATGCACACACCAAAACTGATCTAGAAAATACAATAAATGCTTATGATGTTGCATTAAAATCGGTGAAGAATTGA